A window of the Henckelia pumila isolate YLH828 chromosome 3, ASM3356847v2, whole genome shotgun sequence genome harbors these coding sequences:
- the LOC140888568 gene encoding agamous-like MADS-box protein AGL14: MSSSGRASSRKSKGRRKVTMAKMENQSSLQVTFSKRRVGLLKKASELCVLCGVEVAIIIFSPANKVYSFGHPDAEQIISKFLNGTSPRRNNNIAADHELIVGSHRSSAIRGLNLELVQVESMLTAEKKRREELDKITKTGHMWRRFPPSLDGLDYARLSASKEAILELKKNFEGMAHKGIYTVSSSQHPLDCYDSLMQKNENLNGYDPVMVGSSIHGGTSFAVNSWSSGLGHVSPYLNPLIGISDSMQIAGGTGTSSRTRGPNAHDNFRDILDPMAISSGPSSSAANSILPYGTASVIESRGSGLGELNNGYGSWPTN; encoded by the coding sequence ATGAGTTCATCAGGCCGAGCATCATCAAGAAAAAGCAAAGGCCGTAGGAAGGTGACAATGGCGAAGATGGAGAACCAGAGTAGTTTACAGGTCACTTTCTCGAAACGTCGCGTTGGCCTGTTGAAGAAAGCCAGTGAACTCTGCGTCCTATGCGGCGTGGAAGTCGCCATAATCATCTTCTCACCCGCCAACAAGGTTTATTCTTTCGGCCACCCTGATGCAGAACAAATCATCAGCAAGTTTCTCAATGGGACATCTCCTAGACGGAACAACAACATTGCTGCAGACCACGAGCTTATCGTCGGGTCTCACCGCAGCTCggctattcgtggacttaactTGGAGCTGGTTCAAGTGGAAAGCATGCTGACAGCAGAGAAAAAGCGTCGGGAAGAGCTTGACAAGATCACCAAAACAGGCCACATGTGGCGCAGGTTTCCTCCTTCCCTCGATGGGCTCGATTACGCCCGACTTTCGGCCTCGAAAGAAGCCATATTGGAACTCAAGAAAAATTTTGAAGGCATGGCGCACAAGGGAATCTACACAGTTTCGAGTTCCCAGCACCCGCTTGATTGCTACGATTCCTTGATGCAGAAAAACGAAAATCTCAATGGTTATGATCCTGTTATGGTTGGATCAAGTATTCATGGTGGAACGTCGTTTGCTGTCAATTCATGGTCAAGTGGACTTGGTCATGTTTCCCCTTATCTCAACCCGCTCATCGGGATCAGTGATTCTATGCAGATAGCCGGTGGTACTGGTACAAGCTCGAGGACTCGAGGTCCCAACGCGCACGACAATTTTAGAGATATACTAGACCCTATGGCTATATCGAGTGGACCAAGTTCCTCTGCTGCTAATTCGATCCTTCCATATGGCACTGCTAGCGTTATTGAGAGTAGAGGTTCGGGGCTCGGTGAACTTAACAATGGGTACGGTAGTTGGCC
- the LOC140893334 gene encoding pre-mRNA-splicing factor ATP-dependent RNA helicase DEAH1-like isoform X2 has product MGDFTSWVSGKLMSLLGYSQPTVVQYVIMLSKKASSPAQIVNQLTDLGVSSSTQISLFAEEIFARVERKESGPNLYEEREEEGVTLARKQQTYRILESDEVEEEDTDTRRTKLRKRSELCVDADDGVVVKGSQDRIFRRRDLCREGDSSGSEDERLRDQREREKLEQRIKERDASRTRKLADRKLTKKGGEEAIRRSKATKVDDIRTLRKVSRQEYLKKRERKKLEELRDDIDDEQYLFDQVKLTEAEKRESRYKKEIYEIVGKRTEESDYTNEYRIPEAYDMEGCVNQEKRFAVAMQRYRDPTSEEKMNPFSEQETWEEHQIRKEFVQESVMEGVAVEEGSRELVEASDAKSAFEKLQNDRKALPIYPYREELLQAVRDHQVLIIVGETGSGKTTQIPQYLHEAGYTKCGKIGCTQPRRVAAMNVASRVSREMGVKLGHEVGYSIRFEDCTSENTILKYMTDGMLLREFLGDPELASYSVVMVDEAHERTVSTDVLFGLVKDIARSRPDFKLLISSATLDAEKFSKYFDSASIFRIPGRRFPVEIHYTKAPEVDYLDAAVVTALQIHVTQPAGDGDILIFLTGQEEIETVEEILTHRTRKLGTKIAELVICPIYANLPTELQAKIFEPTPEGARKIVLATNIAETSLTIDGIKYVIDPGFCKMESYSPRTRVESLLVTPISKASASQRAGRSGRTGPGKCFRLYTAHDYHNNLDDSTTPEIQRTNLANVVLSLKSLGIINVLEFDFMDPPPLEALLQAVEMLFALGALNKLGELTSVGRRMAEFPLDPMLSKMVVASDKYHCSDEIISIAAMLSNGNSIFYRPKDKQVHADKCRMNFHVGNVGDHMALLKVYNSWKETNYSTQWCYENYIQVRSMKRARDIRDQLEGLLERVGIELTSNPSDLDSIKKAITSGFFPNSARLQKNGSYTTVKHAQSVYIHPGSGLAQVQPRWVIYHELVLTTKEYMRQITELKPEWLVEIAPHYYQLKDVGSKEMARGKGLASRKR; this is encoded by the exons ATGGGTGATTTTACGAGTTGGGTTTCAGGAAAATTGATGTCTCTGTTGGGTTATTCTCAACCCACGGTTGTGCAGTACGTGATCATGTTGTCCAAGAAAGCTTCATCGCCCGCTCAGATTGTAAACCAGCTGACAGATTTGGGCGTGTCGTCGTCGACTCAGATATCGTTGTTTGCTGAAGAAATTTTTGCCAGAGTTGAGCGTAAGGAATCAGGGCCAAATCTGTATGAAGAAAGAGAGGAGGAGGGTGTGACGCTGGCACGAAAGCAGCAGACTTACAGAATTTTGGAATCAGATGAGGTAGAGGAGGAGGATACAGATACCCGGAGAACAAAGTTGAGGAAAAGGAGCGAGCTTTGTGTTGATGCAGATGATGGGGTTGTCGTAAAAGGAAGCCAAGATAGAATTTTCCGAAGGCGGGATTTGTGTCGTGAAGGTGATAGTTCTGGGTCAGAGGATGAAAGGCTGCGTGATCAAAGAGAAAGGGAGAAGCTGGAGCAGCGTATCAAAGAACGCGATGCTTCGAGGACCAGGAAGCTGGCTGATCGGAAGCTAACGAAGAAAGGGGGAGAAGAGGCTATTCGAAGATCTAAGGCGACGAAGGTTGATGACATTCGGACATTGAGAAAAGTATCCAGACAAGAGTACTTAAAGAAACGAGAGCGGAAGAAATTAGAGGAACTCAGAGATGATATTGATGATGAACAGTATTTATTCGACCAAGTCAAGTTGACTGAGGCCGAAAAGCGTGAGTCGAGGTATAAGAAAGAGATATATGAGATCGTTGGAAAGCGGACAGAAGAATCTGATTACACGAACGAGTATAGAATCCCTGAAGCATATGACATGGAAGGTTGTGTAAATCAAGAGAAGAGGTTTGCCGTGGCAATGCAGAGATATAGGGATCCTACCTCAGAGGAGAAGATGAACCCCTTTTCTGAGCAAGAAACGTGGGAGGAGCATCAGATTAGAAAAG AGTTCGTACAAGAATCAGTTATGGAGGGCGTGGCTGTTGAGGAAGGCTCTCGTGAGTTGGTGGAGGCATCTGATGCAAAATCAGCTTTTGAAAAACTTCAGAATGACAGAAAAGCTCTACCAATTTATCCCTATAGGGAGGAGTTGCTCCAAGCTGTTCGTGATCACCAGGTTCTTATCATTGTTGGGGAGACCGGTTCCGGAAAAACTACGCAGATTCCCCAATACCTCCATGAGGCCGGATACACCAAGTGTGGAAAGATTGGATGTACGCAGCCACGCCGTGTTGCTGCAATGAATGTTGCGTCTCGAGTTTCTCGTGAAATGGGAGTAAAGCTTGGGCATGAGGTTGGCTACTCCATCCGTTTTGAGGATTGTACTTCTGAAAACACAATCTTAAAATACATGACGGATGGAATGTTGTTGCGTGAATTTCTTGGTGATCCTGAACTTGCAAGTTACAGTGTGGTGATGGTGGATGAAGCCCACGAAAGGACAGTCTCGACAGACGTACTCTTTGGCTTAGTTAAAGATATCGCACGGTCTCGCCCTGACTTCAAGTTGCTTATTTCTAGTGCTACTCTGGATGCAGAGAAGTTCAGCAAGTATTTTGACTCTGCTTCAATTTTTAGAATACCTGGAAGGAGATTTCCTGTTGAAATACACTATACTAAGGCACCTGAAGTTGATTATTTGGATGCTGCGGTGGTTACTGCTCTGCAAATCCATGTGACACAGCCGGCAGGAGATGGTGATATATTGATTTTCTTAACCGGGCAAGAGGAGATCGAAACAGTTGAAGAGATTCTCACGCATCGGACAAGAAAGTTGGGGACAAAAATAGCCGAGCTCGTCATTTGTCCAATTTATGCTAACTTGCCAACGGAACTGCAAGCTAAGATATTTGAACCCACACCTGAAGGGGCAAGAAAAATTGTTCTAGCAACGAATATTGCCGAAACGTCGTTGACAATAGATGGAATCAAATATGTAATTGATCCTGGATTTTGCAAGATGGAGTCATATAGCCCCCGGACTAGAGTGGAATCACTGTTGGTGACTCCTATATCAAAAGCATCAGCTAGTCAGCGAGCTGGTCGATCGGGAAGGACAGGTCCAGGAAAATGCTTTCGGTTGTATACTGCTCACGACTACCACAACAATTTGGATGATAGTACCACCCCTGAAATACAAAGGACCAATTTAGCGAACGTGGTCCTTAGTCTAAAGAGCCTTGGCATCATTAATGTGCTGGAGTTTGACTTCATGGACCCTCCTCCATTGGAAGCTTTGCTGCAGGCAGTGGAAATGCTTTTTGCGCTAGGTGCACTTAACAAGCTCGGTGAGTTGACGAGTGTTGGTAGAAGGATGGCAGAGTTCCCCCTAGATCCTATGCTGTCAAAGATGGTTGTTGCTTCTGATAAATATCATTGTTCTGATGAGATAATCTCTATTGCTGCGATGCTATCGAATGGAAATTCCATCTTTTATCGTCCCAAGGATAAACAAGTTCATGCGGACAAATGTCGCATGAATTTTCACGTGGGAAATGTCGGAGATCATATGGCCTTGCTTAAGGTGTACAACTCATGGAAGGAAACCAATTATTCAACTCAATGGTGCTATGAAAATTATATTCAGGTTAGGAGCATGAAGAGAGCTAGAGATATACGAGATCAGCTGGAGGGGCTGCTCGAAAGGGTTGGAATTGAGTTGACCTCAAATCCCAGCGATTTAGATTCTATTAAGAAAGCAATAACTTCAGGATTCTTCCCCAACTCAGCGAGGCTGCAGAAGAATGGATCCTACACAACTGTGAAACACGCGCAGTCTGTTTATATTCACCCAGGCTCAGGTTTAGCACAGGTGCAACCAAGATGGGTTATATACCATGAACTGGTGTTGACAACCAAGGAGTATATGCGACAGATTACCGAGCTAAAACCAGAATGGCTGGTAGAAATAGCTCCGCATTATTATCAGTTGAAGGATGTGGGGTCAAAGGAAATGGCTCGTGGAAAGGGTCTAGCATCTAGAAAGCGTTGA
- the LOC140893334 gene encoding pre-mRNA-splicing factor ATP-dependent RNA helicase DEAH1-like isoform X1, whose translation MGDFTSWVSGKLMSLLGYSQPTVVQYVIMLSKKASSPAQIVNQLTDLGVSSSTQISLFAEEIFARVERKESGPNLYEEREEEGVTLARKQQTYRILESDEVEEEDTDTRRTKLRKRSELCVDADDGVVVKGSQDRIFRRRDLCREGDSSGSEDERLRDQREREKLEQRIKERDASRTRKLADRKLTKKGGEEAIRRSKATKVDDIRTLRKVSRQEYLKKRERKKLEELRDDIDDEQYLFDQVKLTEAEKRESRYKKEIYEIVGKRTEESDYTNEYRIPEAYDMEGCVNQEKRFAVAMQRYRDPTSEEKMNPFSEQETWEEHQIRKGTLKFGSKNREEKQNDFDFVFENQIEFVQESVMEGVAVEEGSRELVEASDAKSAFEKLQNDRKALPIYPYREELLQAVRDHQVLIIVGETGSGKTTQIPQYLHEAGYTKCGKIGCTQPRRVAAMNVASRVSREMGVKLGHEVGYSIRFEDCTSENTILKYMTDGMLLREFLGDPELASYSVVMVDEAHERTVSTDVLFGLVKDIARSRPDFKLLISSATLDAEKFSKYFDSASIFRIPGRRFPVEIHYTKAPEVDYLDAAVVTALQIHVTQPAGDGDILIFLTGQEEIETVEEILTHRTRKLGTKIAELVICPIYANLPTELQAKIFEPTPEGARKIVLATNIAETSLTIDGIKYVIDPGFCKMESYSPRTRVESLLVTPISKASASQRAGRSGRTGPGKCFRLYTAHDYHNNLDDSTTPEIQRTNLANVVLSLKSLGIINVLEFDFMDPPPLEALLQAVEMLFALGALNKLGELTSVGRRMAEFPLDPMLSKMVVASDKYHCSDEIISIAAMLSNGNSIFYRPKDKQVHADKCRMNFHVGNVGDHMALLKVYNSWKETNYSTQWCYENYIQVRSMKRARDIRDQLEGLLERVGIELTSNPSDLDSIKKAITSGFFPNSARLQKNGSYTTVKHAQSVYIHPGSGLAQVQPRWVIYHELVLTTKEYMRQITELKPEWLVEIAPHYYQLKDVGSKEMARGKGLASRKR comes from the coding sequence ATGGGTGATTTTACGAGTTGGGTTTCAGGAAAATTGATGTCTCTGTTGGGTTATTCTCAACCCACGGTTGTGCAGTACGTGATCATGTTGTCCAAGAAAGCTTCATCGCCCGCTCAGATTGTAAACCAGCTGACAGATTTGGGCGTGTCGTCGTCGACTCAGATATCGTTGTTTGCTGAAGAAATTTTTGCCAGAGTTGAGCGTAAGGAATCAGGGCCAAATCTGTATGAAGAAAGAGAGGAGGAGGGTGTGACGCTGGCACGAAAGCAGCAGACTTACAGAATTTTGGAATCAGATGAGGTAGAGGAGGAGGATACAGATACCCGGAGAACAAAGTTGAGGAAAAGGAGCGAGCTTTGTGTTGATGCAGATGATGGGGTTGTCGTAAAAGGAAGCCAAGATAGAATTTTCCGAAGGCGGGATTTGTGTCGTGAAGGTGATAGTTCTGGGTCAGAGGATGAAAGGCTGCGTGATCAAAGAGAAAGGGAGAAGCTGGAGCAGCGTATCAAAGAACGCGATGCTTCGAGGACCAGGAAGCTGGCTGATCGGAAGCTAACGAAGAAAGGGGGAGAAGAGGCTATTCGAAGATCTAAGGCGACGAAGGTTGATGACATTCGGACATTGAGAAAAGTATCCAGACAAGAGTACTTAAAGAAACGAGAGCGGAAGAAATTAGAGGAACTCAGAGATGATATTGATGATGAACAGTATTTATTCGACCAAGTCAAGTTGACTGAGGCCGAAAAGCGTGAGTCGAGGTATAAGAAAGAGATATATGAGATCGTTGGAAAGCGGACAGAAGAATCTGATTACACGAACGAGTATAGAATCCCTGAAGCATATGACATGGAAGGTTGTGTAAATCAAGAGAAGAGGTTTGCCGTGGCAATGCAGAGATATAGGGATCCTACCTCAGAGGAGAAGATGAACCCCTTTTCTGAGCAAGAAACGTGGGAGGAGCATCAGATTAGAAAAGGTACTCTTAAATTTGGATCTAAGAATAGAGAGGAAAAGCagaatgattttgattttgtCTTTGAAAACCAAATAGAGTTCGTACAAGAATCAGTTATGGAGGGCGTGGCTGTTGAGGAAGGCTCTCGTGAGTTGGTGGAGGCATCTGATGCAAAATCAGCTTTTGAAAAACTTCAGAATGACAGAAAAGCTCTACCAATTTATCCCTATAGGGAGGAGTTGCTCCAAGCTGTTCGTGATCACCAGGTTCTTATCATTGTTGGGGAGACCGGTTCCGGAAAAACTACGCAGATTCCCCAATACCTCCATGAGGCCGGATACACCAAGTGTGGAAAGATTGGATGTACGCAGCCACGCCGTGTTGCTGCAATGAATGTTGCGTCTCGAGTTTCTCGTGAAATGGGAGTAAAGCTTGGGCATGAGGTTGGCTACTCCATCCGTTTTGAGGATTGTACTTCTGAAAACACAATCTTAAAATACATGACGGATGGAATGTTGTTGCGTGAATTTCTTGGTGATCCTGAACTTGCAAGTTACAGTGTGGTGATGGTGGATGAAGCCCACGAAAGGACAGTCTCGACAGACGTACTCTTTGGCTTAGTTAAAGATATCGCACGGTCTCGCCCTGACTTCAAGTTGCTTATTTCTAGTGCTACTCTGGATGCAGAGAAGTTCAGCAAGTATTTTGACTCTGCTTCAATTTTTAGAATACCTGGAAGGAGATTTCCTGTTGAAATACACTATACTAAGGCACCTGAAGTTGATTATTTGGATGCTGCGGTGGTTACTGCTCTGCAAATCCATGTGACACAGCCGGCAGGAGATGGTGATATATTGATTTTCTTAACCGGGCAAGAGGAGATCGAAACAGTTGAAGAGATTCTCACGCATCGGACAAGAAAGTTGGGGACAAAAATAGCCGAGCTCGTCATTTGTCCAATTTATGCTAACTTGCCAACGGAACTGCAAGCTAAGATATTTGAACCCACACCTGAAGGGGCAAGAAAAATTGTTCTAGCAACGAATATTGCCGAAACGTCGTTGACAATAGATGGAATCAAATATGTAATTGATCCTGGATTTTGCAAGATGGAGTCATATAGCCCCCGGACTAGAGTGGAATCACTGTTGGTGACTCCTATATCAAAAGCATCAGCTAGTCAGCGAGCTGGTCGATCGGGAAGGACAGGTCCAGGAAAATGCTTTCGGTTGTATACTGCTCACGACTACCACAACAATTTGGATGATAGTACCACCCCTGAAATACAAAGGACCAATTTAGCGAACGTGGTCCTTAGTCTAAAGAGCCTTGGCATCATTAATGTGCTGGAGTTTGACTTCATGGACCCTCCTCCATTGGAAGCTTTGCTGCAGGCAGTGGAAATGCTTTTTGCGCTAGGTGCACTTAACAAGCTCGGTGAGTTGACGAGTGTTGGTAGAAGGATGGCAGAGTTCCCCCTAGATCCTATGCTGTCAAAGATGGTTGTTGCTTCTGATAAATATCATTGTTCTGATGAGATAATCTCTATTGCTGCGATGCTATCGAATGGAAATTCCATCTTTTATCGTCCCAAGGATAAACAAGTTCATGCGGACAAATGTCGCATGAATTTTCACGTGGGAAATGTCGGAGATCATATGGCCTTGCTTAAGGTGTACAACTCATGGAAGGAAACCAATTATTCAACTCAATGGTGCTATGAAAATTATATTCAGGTTAGGAGCATGAAGAGAGCTAGAGATATACGAGATCAGCTGGAGGGGCTGCTCGAAAGGGTTGGAATTGAGTTGACCTCAAATCCCAGCGATTTAGATTCTATTAAGAAAGCAATAACTTCAGGATTCTTCCCCAACTCAGCGAGGCTGCAGAAGAATGGATCCTACACAACTGTGAAACACGCGCAGTCTGTTTATATTCACCCAGGCTCAGGTTTAGCACAGGTGCAACCAAGATGGGTTATATACCATGAACTGGTGTTGACAACCAAGGAGTATATGCGACAGATTACCGAGCTAAAACCAGAATGGCTGGTAGAAATAGCTCCGCATTATTATCAGTTGAAGGATGTGGGGTCAAAGGAAATGGCTCGTGGAAAGGGTCTAGCATCTAGAAAGCGTTGA